GCGGCGCCGGCGCCCGCGGTGCCACCGCCGCGGCCCGGCCGGGTGCTGAGCGTCGCGGACGCGGTCAAGGAGCTCGATCTCGTCCAGCCGACGCGGCCGAAGCACGCCGAGGACTTCGCGCTGCCGCTGGCGGACGGGACGCGCTTCCGGCTCGCCGACCAGCGCGGCAAGGTGGTCCTCGTCAACTTCTGGGCCACGTGGTGCCCGCCGTGTCGCGAGGAGATGCCGGCGATGGAGCGGCTCTGGCAGCGCCAGAAGGAGCACGGCTTCGTGCTCGTCGCCGTCTCGGTGGACGCCGATCCGAAGGTCGTCAACCCGTACCTGGCGAAGCACAAGCTGAGCTTTCCGGTGGCGCTCGACCCGAAGCTCGACCTCGGGAACGCGTACGGCGTGCGCGCGCTGCCGTCGAGCTTCATCCTGGACCGCGACGGCTACGTGACAGCACTCGCGCTCGGCCCGCGCCGCTGGGACGGCGACGCGTCGCTCTCGCTGTTCGAGGGGCTCCTCCGGTCGCCATGACCGAGTCGCTCGGGGTCGCGGTGTCCTTCAGCGCGGGCCTCTTCTCGTTCCTCTCGCCCTGCGTGCTGCCCCTCTTCCCCTCGTACATCTCGCTCATCACGGGGATGTCCGTCGCCGACCTCACGGCCGACCTCGGCCCCGCCGCGCGGCGCCGCGTGCTCCTCCACGCGCTCGCCTTCATCCTCGGCTTCGCGACGGTGTTCGTCGCCCTCGGCGCGTCGTTCAGCGCCCTCGGCCAGCTCCTGCTCGACTACCGCGTGTGGATCCGGCGGATCGGCGGCCTCCTGATCGTCGTCTTCGGCCTCTACATCGTCGGCGTCCTCCGGATCGGCCTCTTCGGCCGCACCCGGCAGCTCCAGCTCCGGCAGAAGCCGGCGGGCTACGTCGGCTCGCTCCTGGTGGGCGTCACCTTCGGGATCGGCTGGACGCCCTGCGTCGGGCCGATCCTTGGGGCGATCCTCACGCTCGCGTCCACCGCCGAGAACGTCGGCCGCGGCGTCGCGCTGCTCGTCGCCTACTCGGCGGGCCTCGGCCTGCCCTTCCTGCTCGCCGCGGCGGCCCTCGGGCCGTTCCTGCGCGCCTTCCGGAGCTACCGGCCGTTCATCCCCGTCGTCGAGCGCGCCGCGGGTGTCCTGCTCGTCGTCGTCGGCGTCCTCGTCTTCACCAACTACTACGTCGCCCTCAACGCCTGGGCGATCTCGCTCACGCCCGACTGGCTCCTCAAGCGGCTTTAGCCGCGTGCGCGTCCACGTCAGCGTTCCCGCGACGTCCGCCAACCTCGGCCCGGGGTTCGACACGCTCGGGCTGGCGCTGGCCCTCCACAACGAGGTCGTCGCCGAGGAGGCCGAGCGCGTGACCGTGAGCGTCGCCGGCGAGGGCGCGGGACGCCTGCCCGCCGACGACACGAACGTCGTGGCCCGCGGCGTCCGGCTCGCGTACGAGGCGGCCGGCCGGCGCTTCCGGGGCGTCCGGCTCGAGTGCGTGAACCGCGTGCCCGCCGCGCGCGGGCTCGGCTCGAGCGCCGCCGCGTGGGTCGGCGGCCTCACCGCGGGCAACACGCTCCTCGGCTCGCCGCTCGACCGCGACGGGCTCGTCGGCCTCGCGGCGCGCGCCGAGGGTCACCCCGACAACGTCGCCGCCGCGGTCTTCGGCGGCCTCACGGTCGCGTGCCCGACCGCCGCCGGGGTGAGCGCGGTCTCGCTCCCGGTGCCGCGCGAGCTCCAGTGGGTGGTGCTCGTGCCCGAGGTGACGAGCGCCACGGCCGACGCCCGCGCCGTGCTGCCGGCCGCCGTGCCGCGCGCCGACGCGGTGTTCAACGTCCAGCGCGTCGCCCTCCTGCTCGCGAGCCTGCAGGCCGGCCGCGTCACCGCGCTCGCGGCGGCGCTCGACGACCGGCTGCACCAGCCCTACCGGGAGAAGCTCTTCCCGTGGATGCCCGGCGTCGTGGCCGCCGCGCGCGCCGCGGGCGCGCTGGGCTGCGTGCTGAGCGGCGCCGGCCCCTCGCTCCTCGCGGTCGTCGCGGGCGACGCCGCGCGCGTGGCGCGCGCCATGGAGGACGCGCTCCGCGGAGCGGGCATCGCCGGCGCGGCGCGCGCGCTCGCCGTGGACACCCACGGCGCGGTCGCCCGCGCCGTCTGAATTGACTCGCGCCGCGCGCGGGTGCTAAGTGGAAGCCCCATGAGTGACGGGGTCCTGGCCGACCACGAGCTCCGCGCGGCCGTGCGCGAGGGCTGGATCGGTGCTGCGCCGACGATCACGGACGAGCAGTTCCAGCCGGCGAGCCTCGACCTCCGGCTCGGCACGACGGCCTACCAGCTCCGCGCGAGCTTCCTGCCCTTCGACGAGACGGTGCAGGACCGGCTCGGGAGCGACCTCGCGCAGAGCGACCTCGTCATCGACCGGGTGGCGCTCGAGCCGGGCGCGACGTTCCAGCCGGGGTCCGTCTACCTCGTGCCGCTCCTCGAATCGCTCCGGCTGCCGCCGCACGTGCGGGGCCGCTCGAATCCGAAGAGCACGACGGGCCGGCTCGACATCTTCACGCGCGTCATCACAGACCGGACGCCGCGCTTCGACGAGGTCCGCGCGGGTTACGCGGGGCCGCTCTACCTCGAGGTCTCGCCGCAGTCGTTCCCGGTCCGCGTGCACGCCGGCCTCTCGCTCAACCAGCTTCGCCTGCTCTCCGGCCAGACGGCCATGTCGGACCCCGAGCTCGCGCGCGTCTACCGCGCGTCGCCGCTCCTCCACGACGACGACGGGCGCCCGATCCCGATCGAGCGCGCCGTGTTCAACGACGGGCTCTGCATGGGGCTCGACCTCTCGGGCCGGGCGACCGACGGGATCATCGGCTACCGCGCCCATCCGAACCCGCCCGCGGTCGACCTCGCCCGGATCGACCACTACGATCCCACCGAGTTCTGGGAGCCGATCAAGCGGCCGGCGCGCGACAGCTACATCCTCGAGGCGAACCGCTTCTACATCCTCGTCTCGAAGGAGCGGATCCGCGTGCCGCCCGAGTTCGCGGCCGAGATGGTCGTCTACGACGCCGGCGCGGGGGAGATCCGCACGCACTACGCGGGGTTCTTCGATCCCGGGTTCGGCTACGGCGACGGAAGCATCCCGGGCACCAAGGTCGTGATGGAGGTGCGGGCCCGCGAGGTGCCGTTCATGGTCTACGACGGCCAGACGTCGTTCAAGGTGTGGTTCGAGCGCCTGCGGTCGCGCCCCGCGCGCGTCTACGGGGTGGGGCTCGCCTCGTCCTACCAGCACCAGACCCTCACCCTCAGCAAGCAGTTTCGGCGGTAGGAGGGGGCCCCGGATGTTAGAATCGGTCCAGGGAGGGCGCGATGGCTGAGCAGAAGAAGAAGGAGACCCGGCCCACCAAGCCCGCCGAGGGCGGCGACGGCGCTGCCGCCAGCCCGGAGCTCGCCAAGAAGGGCAAGAAGATCAAGGAAGACATCGACAAGCTCCTCGACGAGATCGACGACATCCTCGAGGAGAACGCCGAGGAGTTCGTGAAGAGCTACGTGCAGCGGGGAGGCGAGTAAGCGGTGCCGGTCTACGAGTACCGCTGCAAGCACTGCCAGAAGGAGTTCGAGAAATACGTCGCGGGCGCGACCACCGCGGTCGCGTGCCCGACGTGCCAGAGCCCCGACGTCATGCGGAAGCTGTCGGTCTTCGGCCTGAAGACCGCGCCCGCCGTCGCCTCGTCCGCGATGTCCTCGGGCGGGGGCTGCTGCGGCGGCGGCTGCGCCTGCCACTGATCCAGTTGCCTTCCGTCCGGTAGTCCGCCGATGGATCTCCGCCGCCTCGAGGTGTTCGCCAAGGTGGCCGAGCTCGGGAGCTTCTCGCGCGCCGCCGAGGCGCTGTCCCTCACCCAGCCCACGATCTCCGAGCACGTCCGGGCGCTCGAGAACGAGCTCGGCGTCCAGCTCCTCGACCGGCTCGGCCGCGGTGCTACGCCGACGCCCGCGGGGCAGCTCGTCCTCGGGTACGCGCGGCGGATCCTGGCGCTCGCGCGCGAGGCGCGCCAGGCGCTCGACCACTTCCAGGGGCGTCTCAGCGGCGAGCTCGTCGTCGGCGGCTCCACCATTCCCGGCGAGTACGTGCTGCCGGGGCTGATCGGCCGGTTCAAGACCCGGTATCCCGACATCTCCGTGTCGCTGCTCATCGGCTCGAGCCGCCAGGTCACGGCGTGGACCGACGATGGGCGCGTCGAGGTGGCCGTCGTCGGCGCGCCGCCGGCGCCGCGGTCGCTCGCGGCGCGCGAGCTCATGGCGGACGAGCTGGTCCTCGTCGTGCCCGCGGGTCACCCGTGGGCGGCCAAGAAGAGCGTGCCGCTCGGGGAGCTCAAGGCCGAGCCGCTCATCGTGCGCGAGCGGGGCTCGGGCTCCCGCGACGCCCTCGAGCGTGCGCTCGCCGAGGCCGGCGCCGCGCTCTCGGGGTTCCGGGTCGTCGGCGAGATGGGCTCGACCCAAGCGATCAAGCAGGCCGTGCGCGCGGGCGTGGGCCTCGCGATCGTCTCGAAGCGCGCGGTCGAGGACGAATGCCGCGCGGGGCTGCTCCACTGCGTGAAGGTGAAGGAGCTGCGCGTGGCGCGCTTCTTCTACCTCGTGACCCATCGCGCCCGGAGCCGCTCGCCGCTGGCCCAGGCGTTCGTGGCCTTCCTCGAATC
Above is a genomic segment from Candidatus Methylomirabilota bacterium containing:
- a CDS encoding TlpA disulfide reductase family protein; translated protein: MNSADSRTRAPKTLVVVAAAVVLAGIGGAGLYVALGRAPEPSGAAPVEPRRAAAAAPAPAVPPPRPGRVLSVADAVKELDLVQPTRPKHAEDFALPLADGTRFRLADQRGKVVLVNFWATWCPPCREEMPAMERLWQRQKEHGFVLVAVSVDADPKVVNPYLAKHKLSFPVALDPKLDLGNAYGVRALPSSFILDRDGYVTALALGPRRWDGDASLSLFEGLLRSP
- a CDS encoding cytochrome c biogenesis protein CcdA produces the protein MTESLGVAVSFSAGLFSFLSPCVLPLFPSYISLITGMSVADLTADLGPAARRRVLLHALAFILGFATVFVALGASFSALGQLLLDYRVWIRRIGGLLIVVFGLYIVGVLRIGLFGRTRQLQLRQKPAGYVGSLLVGVTFGIGWTPCVGPILGAILTLASTAENVGRGVALLVAYSAGLGLPFLLAAAALGPFLRAFRSYRPFIPVVERAAGVLLVVVGVLVFTNYYVALNAWAISLTPDWLLKRL
- the thrB gene encoding homoserine kinase, producing the protein MRVHVSVPATSANLGPGFDTLGLALALHNEVVAEEAERVTVSVAGEGAGRLPADDTNVVARGVRLAYEAAGRRFRGVRLECVNRVPAARGLGSSAAAWVGGLTAGNTLLGSPLDRDGLVGLAARAEGHPDNVAAAVFGGLTVACPTAAGVSAVSLPVPRELQWVVLVPEVTSATADARAVLPAAVPRADAVFNVQRVALLLASLQAGRVTALAAALDDRLHQPYREKLFPWMPGVVAAARAAGALGCVLSGAGPSLLAVVAGDAARVARAMEDALRGAGIAGAARALAVDTHGAVARAV
- a CDS encoding 2'-deoxycytidine 5'-triphosphate deaminase, producing the protein MSDGVLADHELRAAVREGWIGAAPTITDEQFQPASLDLRLGTTAYQLRASFLPFDETVQDRLGSDLAQSDLVIDRVALEPGATFQPGSVYLVPLLESLRLPPHVRGRSNPKSTTGRLDIFTRVITDRTPRFDEVRAGYAGPLYLEVSPQSFPVRVHAGLSLNQLRLLSGQTAMSDPELARVYRASPLLHDDDGRPIPIERAVFNDGLCMGLDLSGRATDGIIGYRAHPNPPAVDLARIDHYDPTEFWEPIKRPARDSYILEANRFYILVSKERIRVPPEFAAEMVVYDAGAGEIRTHYAGFFDPGFGYGDGSIPGTKVVMEVRAREVPFMVYDGQTSFKVWFERLRSRPARVYGVGLASSYQHQTLTLSKQFRR
- a CDS encoding ubiquitin-like protein Pup yields the protein MAEQKKKETRPTKPAEGGDGAAASPELAKKGKKIKEDIDKLLDEIDDILEENAEEFVKSYVQRGGE
- a CDS encoding zinc ribbon domain-containing protein — its product is MPVYEYRCKHCQKEFEKYVAGATTAVACPTCQSPDVMRKLSVFGLKTAPAVASSAMSSGGGCCGGGCACH
- a CDS encoding selenium metabolism-associated LysR family transcriptional regulator is translated as MDLRRLEVFAKVAELGSFSRAAEALSLTQPTISEHVRALENELGVQLLDRLGRGATPTPAGQLVLGYARRILALAREARQALDHFQGRLSGELVVGGSTIPGEYVLPGLIGRFKTRYPDISVSLLIGSSRQVTAWTDDGRVEVAVVGAPPAPRSLAARELMADELVLVVPAGHPWAAKKSVPLGELKAEPLIVRERGSGSRDALERALAEAGAALSGFRVVGEMGSTQAIKQAVRAGVGLAIVSKRAVEDECRAGLLHCVKVKELRVARFFYLVTHRARSRSPLAQAFVAFLESEPLERPS